A region of Salvelinus namaycush isolate Seneca chromosome 9, SaNama_1.0, whole genome shotgun sequence DNA encodes the following proteins:
- the plcg2 gene encoding 1-phosphatidylinositol 4,5-bisphosphate phosphodiesterase gamma-2 isoform X2: protein MAGPGRSQQGELTEYKKSLIKRDLEMGIVMTVFRQKVERLTVQVIMETRQVAWTRTADKNDGVLDLSEIREIRPGRNSKDFERFRDGRDKHDENTCFTIFYGSQFVLNTISLGADTVDDADKWLTGLELLRQETLVAPTPDIIESWLRKQMYSINQTKKNRITLKEVKSLLPQLNYKVPGTRSLKEKFSEIGARKDVLNFEQFHKFYNILMFDQKDILEEFKRESCAFIMGSTDKPDASAVLLHDFQRFLLYQQKESWANDLNQVRELMTTFIDDTMRKTNDPEFTVSEFLSFLFSKENSIWDEKYSEMCNLDMNNPLSHYWINSSHNTYLTGDQLRSESSTEAYIRCLRLGCRCVELDCWEGPGEPIIYHGWTRTTKIKFEDVVKAINDHAFVTSEYPVVLSIEEHCPIEQQRQMARIFREVFQDKLLMEPVELMAEQLPSPTQLKGKIILKHKKLSVEGGISGKDFRKGEKQGDLHIWDPVDQRWNKHYCVISDDTLYYAEEEEEDELRKSPELHTSEPWFHGRMSEGRQTAERLLQEFCAESGGRDGTFLVRESDTFVTDFTLSFWRSGRVQHCRIRSGSEGGHTFYFLTDNLHFPSVYSLIQHYRDMPLRCHDFDLRLTEAVPRPNPHLLEGWFYSNLSRGEAEDYLLRIPRDGAFLIRQREESDSYAITFRGDGKVKHCRIQKDGSMYVLGTTTEFESLVELVNYFRKKPLYRKIKLRYPVTLELVSRFSTETDCASLYDMKMYVEPNEIEPSLPKSTVKALYDYRPMRPDELNFCKGALIHSVSKDSDGWWKGDYGGKLQLFFPANYVEEVSNNIKAESQDQVMEDNPLGDMCKGVVDISKCNVVRSAKNGKSHVMTLQMSDYDSKIHFDFAAESLEDLFEWYQVAWDITQREITKQHNKQLEIKQQEEVEKSEEVAMEMSDLVVYCQPRSKEKDRFVNYCYKEIRSFVENKIPAKNKTPDFLKYNRKSLSRIYPKGQRVDSSNYDPYPLWACGCHMVALNFQTADKYTQLNSALFSLNGHTGYVLQPEMMRSDSYDPHLEKRKVKFTLTVRVTMG, encoded by the exons ATGGCGGGGCCGGGGCGAAGCCAGCAGGGAGAGCTGACGGAGTACAAGAAGAGTCTGATCAAGAGGGACCTGGAGATGGGCATCGTCATGACCGTGTTCCGCCAGAAGGTAGAGCGCCTTACTGTGCAGGTCATCATGGAGACCAGGCAGGTGGCCTGGACCCGAACAGCAGACAAGAATGATGGTGTCT TGGATCTGTCTGAGATACGGGAGATTCGCCCAGGGAGGAACTCAAAGGACTTTGAGAGGTTCAGAGATGGCAGGGACAAACATGATGAGAATACCTGCTTCACCATCTTCTATGGATCCCAATTTGTTCTTAACACCATAAGCCTTGGCG CTGACACTGTGGATGACGCGGATAAATGGCTGACAGGCCTGGAGTTACTGAGACAGGAGACACTGGTGGCCCCCACACCAGACATCATAGagag CTGGTTGAGGAAACAGATGTATTCTATCAATCAGACTAAAAAGAACCG TATCACCTTGAAGGAGGTGAAGTCTCTTCTGCCACAGCTCAACTACAAGGTCCCCGGCACACGTTCCCTGAAGGAAAAGTTCTCG GAAATTGGAGCAAGGAAAGATGTCTTGAACTTTGAGCAGTTTCATAAATTCTACAATATTCTAATGTTTGATCAGAAAGAT ATTCTCGAGGAGTTCAAAAGGGAATCATGTGCTTTCATCATGGG TAGTACAGATAAACCTGATGCCTCTGCAGTTCTTCTCCATGATTTCCAAAGATTTCTTCTGTACCAGCAGAAG GAGTCATGGGCCAATGACCTGAACCAGGTTCGAGAGCTGATGACCACCTTTATAGACGACACCATGAGGAAGACCAACGATCCAGAGTTCACCGTCAGCGAG TTCCTCAGTTTCCTCTTCTCTAAGGAGAACTCGATTTGGGATGAGAAATACTCAGAGATGTGCAACCTGGATATGAACAACCCATTGTCCCACTACTGGATCAATTCCTCACACAACAC GTACTTGACTGGAGACCAGCTGCGGAGCGAGTCGTCCACCGAGGCCTACATTCGCTGCCTGCGTCTGGGATGCCGCTGTGTTGAGT TGGACTGCTGGGAAGGGCCAGGTGAGCCCATCATATACCATGGCTGGACCAGAACCACCAAGATCAAGTTTGAGGACGTGGTGAAGGCCATCAATGACCATGCCTTTGTCACATCTGA ATACCCTGTGGTTCTCTCCATCGAGGAGCACTGTCCCATAGAGCAGCAGAGGCAGATGGCTCGTATCTTCAGAGAGGTATTCCAGGACAAGCTGCTGATGGAGCCTGTGGAGCTGATGGCTGAACAGCTGCCCTCCCCCACACAGCTCAAGGGCAAGATCATCCTCAAG CACAAGAAACTGAGTGTGGAGGGAGGCATCAGCGGAAAGGACTTCCGAAAGGGAGAGAAGCAAGGAGACCTGCATATCTGGGATCCAGTGGACCAG CGATGGAACAAGCACTACTGTGTGATTTCAGATGACACACTCTATTacgcagaggaggaggaggaggatgagctCAGGAAG TCCCCAGAGCTCCACACGTCTGAGCCTTGGTTCCATGGGAGGATGAGTGAAGGGAGGCAGACAGCAGAGAGGCTGCTTCAGGAGTTCTGTGCTGAGTCGGGAGGCAGGGATGGCACCTTCCTGGTCCGAGAAAGTGACACCTTTGTGACAGACTTCACCCTCTCGTTCTG GCGCAGTGGGAGGGTCCAGCACTGTCGTATCCGCTCTGGCTCAGAGGGAGGACATACTTTCTACTTCCTGACTGATAACCTGCACTTCCCCAGTGTGTACTCACTGATCCAGCACTATCGCGACATGCCCCTCCGCTGCCACGACTTTGACCTGCGCCTCACTGAGGCTGTCCCTCGACCCAACCCACACCTACTGGAAGG GTGGTTCTATAGTAACCTGAGCAGAGGGGAGGCAGAGGACTATCTGTTGAGAATCCCCCGGGACGGAGCCTTCctcatcagacagagagaggagagcgactCCTACGCTATCACCTTCAGAGGTGATGGCAAGGTGAAGCACTGTCGGATCCAGAAGGATGGCTCTATGTACGTGCTGGGAACCACCACTGAGTTCGAGAGCCTGGTGGAGCTGGTCAACTACTTCCGTAAGAAGCCTCTGTATCGCAAGATCAAACTACGCTACCCTGTCACACTGGAACTGGTCAGCCGCTTCAGCACG GAGACAGACTGCGCCTCACTGTATGATATGAAGATGTATGTGGAGCCAAATGAAATCGAGCCGTCACTG CCGAAGAGTACAGTTAAAGCTCTGTACGACTACAGACCCATGAGACCTGATGAACTGAACTTCTGCAAGGGGGCTCTGATCCACAGTGTGTCCAAAGACAGCGATGGATG GTGGAAAGGGGACTATGGGGGAAAGTTGCAGCTATTTTTCCCTGCCAACTATGTTGAGGAAGTGTCCAACAATATCAAAGCTGAGTCACAGGATCAG GTCATGGAGGACAATCCTCTGGGGGATATGTGTAAAGGAGTTGTTGACATTTCCAAGTGTAACGTTG TGAGATCGGCAAAGAATGGGAAGTCCCATGTCATGACACTTCAGATGAGTGATTACGACAGTAAGATTCATTTTGACTTTGCGGCAGAGTCACTGGAAGACCTGTTTGAGTGGTACCAGGTGGCCTGGGACATCACTCAGAGAGAGATCACCAAGCAGCACAACAAGCAGTTAGAG ATCAAGcagcaggaggaggtggagaagagTGAAGAGGTTGCCATGGAGATGTCTGACCTGGTGGTGTACTGCCAGCCTCGGAGCAAGGAGAAGGACCGCTTTG TGAACTACTGCTACAAAGAGATCCGCTCCTTTGTGGAGAACAAGATCCCGGCCAAGAACAAAACTCCAGACTTCCTGAAGTACAACCGCAAGTCCCTGAGCCGCATCTACCCCAAGGGCCAACGTGTAGACTCATCAAACTACGACCCTTACCCTCTGTGGGCCTGTGGCTGCCACATGGTGGCACTCAACTTCCAGACTGCAG ATAAGTATACTCAACTCAACAGTGCCCTCTTCAGCCTTAACGGACATACAGGCTACGTGCTACAGCCAGAGATGATGCGCTCAGACAGCTATGATCCACATCTGGAGAAGAGGAAAGTCAAGTTCACCCTTACTGTCAGG GTGACAATGGGCTGA
- the plcg2 gene encoding 1-phosphatidylinositol 4,5-bisphosphate phosphodiesterase gamma-2 isoform X1 → MAGPGRSQQGELTEYKKSLIKRDLEMGIVMTVFRQKVERLTVQVIMETRQVAWTRTADKNDGVLDLSEIREIRPGRNSKDFERFRDGRDKHDENTCFTIFYGSQFVLNTISLGADTVDDADKWLTGLELLRQETLVAPTPDIIESWLRKQMYSINQTKKNRITLKEVKSLLPQLNYKVPGTRSLKEKFSEIGARKDVLNFEQFHKFYNILMFDQKDILEEFKRESCAFIMGSTDKPDASAVLLHDFQRFLLYQQKESWANDLNQVRELMTTFIDDTMRKTNDPEFTVSEFLSFLFSKENSIWDEKYSEMCNLDMNNPLSHYWINSSHNTYLTGDQLRSESSTEAYIRCLRLGCRCVELDCWEGPGEPIIYHGWTRTTKIKFEDVVKAINDHAFVTSEYPVVLSIEEHCPIEQQRQMARIFREVFQDKLLMEPVELMAEQLPSPTQLKGKIILKHKKLSVEGGISGKDFRKGEKQGDLHIWDPVDQRWNKHYCVISDDTLYYAEEEEEDELRKSPELHTSEPWFHGRMSEGRQTAERLLQEFCAESGGRDGTFLVRESDTFVTDFTLSFWRSGRVQHCRIRSGSEGGHTFYFLTDNLHFPSVYSLIQHYRDMPLRCHDFDLRLTEAVPRPNPHLLEGWFYSNLSRGEAEDYLLRIPRDGAFLIRQREESDSYAITFRGDGKVKHCRIQKDGSMYVLGTTTEFESLVELVNYFRKKPLYRKIKLRYPVTLELVSRFSTETDCASLYDMKMYVEPNEIEPSLPKSTVKALYDYRPMRPDELNFCKGALIHSVSKDSDGWWKGDYGGKLQLFFPANYVEEVSNNIKAESQDQVMEDNPLGDMCKGVVDISKCNVVRSAKNGKSHVMTLQMSDYDSKIHFDFAAESLEDLFEWYQVAWDITQREITKQHNKQLEIKQQEEVEKSEEVAMEMSDLVVYCQPRSKEKDRFVNYCYKEIRSFVENKIPAKNKTPDFLKYNRKSLSRIYPKGQRVDSSNYDPYPLWACGCHMVALNFQTADKYTQLNSALFSLNGHTGYVLQPEMMRSDSYDPHLEKRKVKFTLTVRVIAARHLPKPGRSIASPFVETELCGHTEDNKFKTVVYRDNGLNPVWKAPPEPVTFPVHEPELTFLRFVVNEEDMFSDPNFLAQATFPVKGIRSGYRSVPLKNGFNESIELASLLVYIDVQQVEKAEEELYSSSNQLRRRQAEINNEIFLYDTHTSLQRSAPPQLRDDLMREFSTNETQLQKIQDTCKQKIKEKKINNSKFYS, encoded by the exons ATGGCGGGGCCGGGGCGAAGCCAGCAGGGAGAGCTGACGGAGTACAAGAAGAGTCTGATCAAGAGGGACCTGGAGATGGGCATCGTCATGACCGTGTTCCGCCAGAAGGTAGAGCGCCTTACTGTGCAGGTCATCATGGAGACCAGGCAGGTGGCCTGGACCCGAACAGCAGACAAGAATGATGGTGTCT TGGATCTGTCTGAGATACGGGAGATTCGCCCAGGGAGGAACTCAAAGGACTTTGAGAGGTTCAGAGATGGCAGGGACAAACATGATGAGAATACCTGCTTCACCATCTTCTATGGATCCCAATTTGTTCTTAACACCATAAGCCTTGGCG CTGACACTGTGGATGACGCGGATAAATGGCTGACAGGCCTGGAGTTACTGAGACAGGAGACACTGGTGGCCCCCACACCAGACATCATAGagag CTGGTTGAGGAAACAGATGTATTCTATCAATCAGACTAAAAAGAACCG TATCACCTTGAAGGAGGTGAAGTCTCTTCTGCCACAGCTCAACTACAAGGTCCCCGGCACACGTTCCCTGAAGGAAAAGTTCTCG GAAATTGGAGCAAGGAAAGATGTCTTGAACTTTGAGCAGTTTCATAAATTCTACAATATTCTAATGTTTGATCAGAAAGAT ATTCTCGAGGAGTTCAAAAGGGAATCATGTGCTTTCATCATGGG TAGTACAGATAAACCTGATGCCTCTGCAGTTCTTCTCCATGATTTCCAAAGATTTCTTCTGTACCAGCAGAAG GAGTCATGGGCCAATGACCTGAACCAGGTTCGAGAGCTGATGACCACCTTTATAGACGACACCATGAGGAAGACCAACGATCCAGAGTTCACCGTCAGCGAG TTCCTCAGTTTCCTCTTCTCTAAGGAGAACTCGATTTGGGATGAGAAATACTCAGAGATGTGCAACCTGGATATGAACAACCCATTGTCCCACTACTGGATCAATTCCTCACACAACAC GTACTTGACTGGAGACCAGCTGCGGAGCGAGTCGTCCACCGAGGCCTACATTCGCTGCCTGCGTCTGGGATGCCGCTGTGTTGAGT TGGACTGCTGGGAAGGGCCAGGTGAGCCCATCATATACCATGGCTGGACCAGAACCACCAAGATCAAGTTTGAGGACGTGGTGAAGGCCATCAATGACCATGCCTTTGTCACATCTGA ATACCCTGTGGTTCTCTCCATCGAGGAGCACTGTCCCATAGAGCAGCAGAGGCAGATGGCTCGTATCTTCAGAGAGGTATTCCAGGACAAGCTGCTGATGGAGCCTGTGGAGCTGATGGCTGAACAGCTGCCCTCCCCCACACAGCTCAAGGGCAAGATCATCCTCAAG CACAAGAAACTGAGTGTGGAGGGAGGCATCAGCGGAAAGGACTTCCGAAAGGGAGAGAAGCAAGGAGACCTGCATATCTGGGATCCAGTGGACCAG CGATGGAACAAGCACTACTGTGTGATTTCAGATGACACACTCTATTacgcagaggaggaggaggaggatgagctCAGGAAG TCCCCAGAGCTCCACACGTCTGAGCCTTGGTTCCATGGGAGGATGAGTGAAGGGAGGCAGACAGCAGAGAGGCTGCTTCAGGAGTTCTGTGCTGAGTCGGGAGGCAGGGATGGCACCTTCCTGGTCCGAGAAAGTGACACCTTTGTGACAGACTTCACCCTCTCGTTCTG GCGCAGTGGGAGGGTCCAGCACTGTCGTATCCGCTCTGGCTCAGAGGGAGGACATACTTTCTACTTCCTGACTGATAACCTGCACTTCCCCAGTGTGTACTCACTGATCCAGCACTATCGCGACATGCCCCTCCGCTGCCACGACTTTGACCTGCGCCTCACTGAGGCTGTCCCTCGACCCAACCCACACCTACTGGAAGG GTGGTTCTATAGTAACCTGAGCAGAGGGGAGGCAGAGGACTATCTGTTGAGAATCCCCCGGGACGGAGCCTTCctcatcagacagagagaggagagcgactCCTACGCTATCACCTTCAGAGGTGATGGCAAGGTGAAGCACTGTCGGATCCAGAAGGATGGCTCTATGTACGTGCTGGGAACCACCACTGAGTTCGAGAGCCTGGTGGAGCTGGTCAACTACTTCCGTAAGAAGCCTCTGTATCGCAAGATCAAACTACGCTACCCTGTCACACTGGAACTGGTCAGCCGCTTCAGCACG GAGACAGACTGCGCCTCACTGTATGATATGAAGATGTATGTGGAGCCAAATGAAATCGAGCCGTCACTG CCGAAGAGTACAGTTAAAGCTCTGTACGACTACAGACCCATGAGACCTGATGAACTGAACTTCTGCAAGGGGGCTCTGATCCACAGTGTGTCCAAAGACAGCGATGGATG GTGGAAAGGGGACTATGGGGGAAAGTTGCAGCTATTTTTCCCTGCCAACTATGTTGAGGAAGTGTCCAACAATATCAAAGCTGAGTCACAGGATCAG GTCATGGAGGACAATCCTCTGGGGGATATGTGTAAAGGAGTTGTTGACATTTCCAAGTGTAACGTTG TGAGATCGGCAAAGAATGGGAAGTCCCATGTCATGACACTTCAGATGAGTGATTACGACAGTAAGATTCATTTTGACTTTGCGGCAGAGTCACTGGAAGACCTGTTTGAGTGGTACCAGGTGGCCTGGGACATCACTCAGAGAGAGATCACCAAGCAGCACAACAAGCAGTTAGAG ATCAAGcagcaggaggaggtggagaagagTGAAGAGGTTGCCATGGAGATGTCTGACCTGGTGGTGTACTGCCAGCCTCGGAGCAAGGAGAAGGACCGCTTTG TGAACTACTGCTACAAAGAGATCCGCTCCTTTGTGGAGAACAAGATCCCGGCCAAGAACAAAACTCCAGACTTCCTGAAGTACAACCGCAAGTCCCTGAGCCGCATCTACCCCAAGGGCCAACGTGTAGACTCATCAAACTACGACCCTTACCCTCTGTGGGCCTGTGGCTGCCACATGGTGGCACTCAACTTCCAGACTGCAG ATAAGTATACTCAACTCAACAGTGCCCTCTTCAGCCTTAACGGACATACAGGCTACGTGCTACAGCCAGAGATGATGCGCTCAGACAGCTATGATCCACATCTGGAGAAGAGGAAAGTCAAGTTCACCCTTACTGTCAGG GTGATTGCTGCCAGACACCTTCCTAAGCCAGGCCGTAGCATTGCTAGCCCTTTTGTAGAGACGGAGCTGTGTGGACACACAGAAGATAACAAGTTTAAGACCGTCGTCTATC GTGACAATGGGCTGAACCCGGTGTGGAAGGCTCCTCCAGAGCCGGTGACGTTCCCAGTCCATGAGCCAGAGCTCACCTTCCTGCGCTTTGTGGTGAATGAGGAGGACATGTTCTCAGACCCTAACTTCCTGGCTCAGGCTACCTTCCCTGTGAAGGGCATCCGCTCAG GGTACCGTTCTGTTCCTCTGAAAAATGGCTTCAATGAGAGCATAGAGCTGGCGTCTTTACTGGTCTACATCGATGTGCAGCAGGTGGAG AAAGCAGAGGAGGAGCTGTACTCGTCGTCCAACCAACTGCGGAGGCGGCAGGCTGAGATAAACAACGAGATCTTCCTGTACGACACCCACACCAGCCTGCAGCGTTCCGCCCCCCCACAGCTCCGTGACGACCTCATGAGAGAGTTCAGCACCAATGAGACACAGTTACAGAAGATCCAAGATACCTGCAAACAGAA GATAAAGGAAAAGAAAATCAACAACAGTAAATTTTATTCCTGA